Proteins encoded within one genomic window of Spirulina major PCC 6313:
- a CDS encoding TerD family protein, with the protein MGINLKKGQQISLVKEAPGLTRVLCGLGWDVAKKSGGLMQLFKNTADLDLDATVICLDAQNKCRTQNNIPNMVYFGNLRHPSGAITHLGDNLTGAGDGDDEQIIVDLNAIPAEIQTLLFVVNIYRCRDRKQDFSQVNNAFVRLENRETHSEIARYNLSGADYHGSTGMLMAKLYREGNGWQLAAIGDGIQINNLKDILKQY; encoded by the coding sequence ATGGGCATTAATCTCAAAAAAGGGCAACAAATTTCCCTCGTCAAAGAAGCACCCGGACTCACTCGCGTGCTGTGCGGCCTGGGCTGGGATGTGGCGAAAAAATCCGGTGGCTTGATGCAGTTGTTCAAAAATACAGCGGATCTTGACCTCGATGCGACGGTGATCTGCCTAGACGCGCAGAATAAATGCCGCACCCAAAACAACATTCCTAACATGGTGTACTTTGGCAACCTGCGCCATCCCTCCGGGGCCATTACCCATTTAGGCGACAATTTAACCGGAGCCGGAGACGGCGATGATGAACAGATTATCGTTGATTTGAACGCGATTCCGGCCGAGATTCAAACCCTGTTGTTTGTGGTGAATATTTATCGCTGTCGCGATCGCAAACAGGACTTCAGCCAAGTTAACAACGCCTTTGTGCGTCTCGAAAACAGGGAAACCCACAGCGAAATCGCCCGCTATAACCTCTCAGGTGCTGACTATCACGGCTCGACGGGGATGCTGATGGCGAAACTCTATCGCGAGGGGAATGGCTGGCAACTAGCGGCGATCGGTGATGGGATTCAGATCAACAACCTCAAAGATATCCTCAAGCAGTATTAA
- a CDS encoding FHA domain-containing protein, translating into MIVCPNCSHQNPEGATQCEACYTPLPSTTSCPNCGASVQSDASFCGQCGFSLQATSIPTMTPEANTPPPLPDLPPDLEVPELEVPELDFPESMPDVSSNVPDLPPPPPDLPPPPPVGSAATQLQLQTAQLLHVQTNSPIELPQNLAVVHLGKPGGPIPPDIDVSGFPDSAVVSRVHADIRMEGDAYYLEDVGSSNGTYINHSPLLPGNRHRLRAGDRIALGKEDKVTFIFQIK; encoded by the coding sequence ATGATTGTTTGTCCGAACTGTAGTCACCAAAATCCAGAGGGGGCGACTCAATGCGAAGCCTGCTACACCCCTCTCCCTAGCACCACGTCTTGCCCGAACTGTGGCGCTTCGGTGCAGTCTGATGCGAGCTTCTGTGGCCAGTGTGGTTTCAGTTTACAAGCGACCAGCATTCCCACCATGACCCCCGAAGCCAACACCCCGCCCCCCTTGCCAGATTTACCCCCCGATTTGGAAGTCCCAGAGTTGGAGGTTCCTGAATTGGACTTTCCGGAATCGATGCCGGATGTGAGCAGCAATGTCCCGGATCTGCCGCCGCCGCCGCCGGATCTGCCACCACCGCCCCCGGTTGGCAGTGCCGCCACCCAACTGCAACTCCAAACGGCTCAGTTACTCCATGTTCAAACGAATTCACCGATCGAACTGCCCCAAAATTTAGCGGTGGTTCACCTGGGCAAGCCGGGGGGGCCGATTCCACCGGATATTGATGTGTCGGGGTTTCCGGATTCTGCGGTGGTGTCGCGGGTGCATGCGGATATTCGGATGGAGGGGGATGCCTACTATCTCGAAGATGTGGGCAGTTCTAACGGGACGTATATCAACCATTCGCCGCTGTTGCCGGGGAATCGCCATCGGTTGCGGGCGGGCGATCGCATTGCCCTCGGTAAAGAAGACAAGGTGACGTTTATTTTCCAAATCAAGTAA
- the pgl gene encoding 6-phosphogluconolactonase: MTRTIQVLADKGALVAQAAVLVCDRIRHTLAHQDRCTLALAGGSTPKPLYEAIAQQDLSWERLHIFWGDERYVPADHPDSNEGMARAAWLDHVAIPTENIHPMPTHSGDPAADAAQHNQEILDFFQAPAGEFPQFDIILLGMGDDGHTASLFPHTEALQVCDRAITVGNKDGQPRLTFTVPLLNRAHLILFLVAGASKQTALGHVFAPEDDSNHYPSRLIHPAGEAIWLLDKAAAEGVALPGRP, from the coding sequence ATGACCCGGACGATTCAAGTGTTGGCGGATAAAGGCGCGTTGGTGGCCCAGGCGGCGGTGCTGGTGTGCGATCGCATTCGTCACACCCTCGCCCACCAAGACCGCTGTACCCTCGCCCTCGCGGGGGGCAGCACCCCGAAACCCTTGTATGAAGCGATCGCTCAGCAGGATCTCTCGTGGGAACGGCTGCATATCTTTTGGGGCGATGAACGCTATGTTCCGGCGGATCATCCCGATAGTAATGAAGGCATGGCCCGCGCTGCCTGGCTCGATCATGTGGCCATTCCGACCGAAAATATTCACCCGATGCCCACCCACAGCGGCGACCCCGCCGCCGATGCCGCCCAGCATAACCAAGAGATTCTCGACTTTTTCCAAGCTCCGGCGGGAGAATTTCCCCAATTTGACATCATTCTGTTGGGCATGGGTGATGATGGGCACACCGCCTCGCTGTTTCCCCATACCGAGGCGCTGCAAGTGTGCGATCGCGCCATCACCGTCGGCAACAAAGACGGCCAACCAAGGCTCACCTTCACCGTCCCCCTGCTCAATCGCGCCCATCTGATTCTCTTCCTCGTCGCCGGAGCCAGCAAGCAAACCGCCCTCGGTCACGTCTTCGCCCCCGAAGACGACTCAAACCACTATCCCTCACGTCTGATTCACCCGGCCGGTGAGGCGATCTGGCTATTAGACAAAGCCGCCGCTGAGGGTGTTGCCCTTCCCGGCAGGCCGTAA
- a CDS encoding response regulator translates to MSPSPPCACTPETFMPYLERYAAQNLTGCLRITFSPAIAFDLYFNLGRFAWATGGIHPIRRLKRQLMRHCADAMVSSIQLRPEDRTANWGYNLLLMLMRRGLVNQPTLNELIRSLTLEVLFDLWQEFTLQPQTQRPPASLTEQPGVRPSERGILPSQSTLHVQSLVTESLTQWQSWQQANLTRCSPNLAPQILNPQALAQVVSPPVYQNFSRLMNSQRTFRDIATVMQQDPLRVARSLSPYIQQRLLGVGPLSDLPISALFAPVTPPTPAASNPAPSDTVPLIACIDDSPHLCHLMEQLLTDAGYRFLPINDPLKALPLLIQYKPDVIFLDLMMPIANGYEICAQIQRVSALKSVPVVILTAQDGVVDRVRAKLAGATTFLSKPIDGPRILALLQQFNLQGLPT, encoded by the coding sequence ATGAGTCCTTCCCCTCCCTGTGCCTGTACACCAGAGACCTTCATGCCGTATCTGGAACGCTATGCCGCCCAGAATTTAACGGGTTGTCTCCGGATTACTTTTTCGCCAGCGATCGCCTTTGATTTGTATTTCAACCTGGGGCGTTTTGCCTGGGCCACGGGGGGCATCCATCCGATTCGGCGGTTAAAGCGACAGTTGATGCGTCATTGTGCCGATGCGATGGTCAGTTCGATTCAACTGCGTCCCGAAGATCGAACCGCAAACTGGGGCTATAATCTGCTGCTGATGTTGATGCGTCGGGGCTTGGTCAATCAACCGACATTGAATGAACTGATCCGATCGCTCACCCTAGAAGTCTTGTTCGATCTGTGGCAAGAGTTTACCCTGCAACCCCAGACCCAGCGTCCTCCGGCATCCTTAACCGAACAACCCGGTGTGCGTCCGTCGGAACGGGGCATCTTGCCTTCTCAGTCCACGCTTCACGTCCAATCCCTGGTCACTGAATCGTTAACCCAATGGCAGAGTTGGCAACAGGCGAACTTAACCCGCTGCTCTCCCAATCTTGCCCCCCAGATCCTTAACCCTCAAGCCTTGGCTCAGGTGGTTTCCCCCCCCGTCTATCAAAATTTTTCGCGCCTGATGAATAGTCAGCGCACATTTCGGGATATTGCCACCGTGATGCAGCAAGATCCGTTACGGGTAGCGCGATCGCTCAGTCCCTACATTCAGCAGCGACTCCTCGGCGTTGGCCCCCTCAGCGATCTGCCGATCTCGGCATTGTTCGCCCCCGTGACCCCCCCCACGCCTGCCGCGTCGAATCCTGCACCGTCGGATACTGTACCCCTCATCGCCTGCATTGATGATAGTCCCCACCTCTGTCATCTGATGGAGCAACTACTGACCGATGCCGGGTATCGATTCTTACCCATTAACGATCCGCTCAAGGCCCTGCCGCTACTCATCCAGTACAAACCGGATGTGATCTTCCTCGATTTGATGATGCCGATCGCCAATGGCTATGAAATTTGTGCCCAAATTCAGCGAGTTTCGGCACTAAAAAGCGTGCCCGTGGTGATCTTGACGGCTCAGGATGGTGTGGTGGATCGCGTCCGTGCCAAGCTTGCAGGGGCGACCACCTTTCTCAGTAAACCGATCGATGGGCCCCGGATTTTGGCACTCCTTCAGCAATTCAACCTCCAGGGATTGCCGACCTAG
- a CDS encoding response regulator, with translation MIRLLIVDDQSIVREGLKSLLQAQPDLEVVGMAEQGQIALEQAIALRPDVVLMDIRMPIMDGVAATEAIQSQAPAIKILVLTTFDDDESVSRAIRAGAKGYLLKDTPSDELAEAIRAVQRGYSHLGPGLLDKMMAHAEPPTPKPPPELAQLTPRELEVLALLGEGYSNREIAKALYISERTVKNHVTHVLGRLQLRDRTQAALFAAQFLR, from the coding sequence ATGATTCGACTACTGATTGTGGATGATCAGTCCATTGTGCGGGAAGGCTTGAAAAGTCTCCTGCAAGCCCAGCCCGATCTTGAAGTGGTGGGGATGGCAGAACAGGGACAAATTGCGCTTGAGCAAGCGATCGCGCTCCGGCCCGATGTGGTGCTGATGGATATTCGGATGCCGATTATGGATGGGGTGGCGGCCACGGAGGCGATCCAGTCCCAGGCCCCGGCGATCAAGATTTTGGTGTTGACCACCTTTGATGATGATGAGTCCGTGAGTCGGGCGATCCGGGCAGGGGCAAAGGGGTATTTATTGAAGGATACGCCGTCGGATGAATTGGCCGAGGCGATTCGAGCCGTACAGCGGGGCTATAGTCACTTAGGGCCGGGCTTGCTTGACAAAATGATGGCCCATGCTGAACCGCCGACCCCCAAGCCCCCGCCGGAATTAGCGCAACTCACGCCGCGTGAATTGGAGGTGCTGGCGCTGTTGGGGGAGGGCTATAGTAATCGTGAAATTGCGAAGGCGCTGTATATTTCCGAGCGGACGGTGAAAAACCATGTTACCCATGTGTTAGGGCGGCTCCAGTTGCGCGATCGCACCCAAGCCGCCCTCTTTGCTGCCCAATTTCTCCGCTAG
- a CDS encoding sulfotransferase family protein produces MPDPSTLDSVIKSPVLLVNQSTAPVIVVGLPRSGSSYLAHVLSCLEGWFVFDDLYPYQKAAALGISSRMNLAQKPKLLQDYINSITWQLRAKIKHEATFDVPNLTWDDTFAMEEAVFTALEGKNPLTWPQVLEEWITRLSLHAQKQRWGYKTPQDFLHMDELATLFPGVKFVYILRDPRKMMRSFKSLPRVKTHGTQDGESRQYHPMVYALYWKKSYEAVQAFLKRDRAPVETIKFEDLVKTPEAVADCLARFLDTQVVGNVVLEKGNSSSDQGKNKELTATEILICEKIAGASMESAGYALTHPFPKLSDLFDLIGTSFVFATYQLQRMVKDPKARTSILSFLKSLIGKK; encoded by the coding sequence ATGCCAGATCCTTCAACTCTAGACTCCGTAATTAAGAGTCCTGTGCTGCTTGTCAATCAATCCACTGCCCCTGTGATTGTGGTGGGGTTGCCCCGCAGTGGCTCCTCCTACCTTGCCCATGTTTTATCGTGCCTAGAGGGCTGGTTTGTCTTTGATGATTTGTATCCGTATCAAAAAGCAGCGGCATTGGGGATTTCGAGTCGGATGAACTTGGCGCAAAAGCCCAAACTTTTGCAAGACTATATCAACTCGATTACTTGGCAACTACGAGCCAAAATTAAACACGAAGCCACGTTTGATGTGCCGAACTTAACGTGGGACGATACCTTCGCCATGGAAGAGGCTGTCTTCACCGCCCTGGAGGGAAAAAATCCCCTCACCTGGCCCCAGGTTCTCGAAGAATGGATCACCCGCCTCTCTCTCCATGCCCAAAAGCAACGCTGGGGGTATAAAACGCCCCAAGATTTCCTCCATATGGATGAGTTAGCGACCTTGTTTCCGGGGGTGAAGTTTGTCTATATTTTGCGCGACCCTCGCAAAATGATGCGATCGTTTAAGAGCTTGCCCCGTGTCAAGACCCACGGCACGCAGGACGGGGAATCGCGCCAATATCATCCGATGGTGTATGCTCTCTATTGGAAAAAATCCTACGAGGCGGTGCAAGCGTTTCTGAAGCGCGATCGCGCCCCCGTGGAAACGATTAAATTTGAAGATCTCGTCAAAACCCCCGAAGCCGTCGCCGATTGCCTCGCCCGTTTTTTAGACACGCAAGTGGTGGGCAATGTTGTCCTTGAAAAAGGTAATTCTTCCTCGGATCAAGGCAAAAATAAAGAACTCACCGCGACAGAAATCTTGATTTGCGAAAAAATTGCCGGGGCTAGTATGGAGTCTGCCGGTTATGCCCTTACCCATCCGTTCCCTAAATTGAGCGATCTTTTTGATTTAATCGGTACATCGTTTGTCTTTGCCACCTATCAACTGCAACGGATGGTCAAAGACCCCAAAGCCCGCACCTCAATCTTGAGTTTCCTCAAAAGTTTAATCGGGAAAAAATAA